One window of Botrimarina mediterranea genomic DNA carries:
- a CDS encoding CsbD family protein, with protein MVTEQEIQGGWNQLKGEAKKKWGQLSEDELLQFEGSTDQFIGLLQRKTGEAKESVQNWVKEMNDQAGPMFDRARQTASQYAESIGHAASDGVERVRDNIAAGQTEAVRMVRRRPAESVAIAFGAGLIAGVIVALTTRSR; from the coding sequence ATGGTCACCGAGCAAGAAATTCAAGGCGGTTGGAACCAACTTAAAGGCGAAGCCAAGAAGAAGTGGGGCCAGCTCTCCGAAGACGAACTGCTGCAGTTCGAAGGCTCGACCGACCAGTTCATCGGCTTGCTGCAGCGCAAGACGGGCGAGGCCAAAGAGTCCGTCCAGAACTGGGTGAAAGAGATGAACGACCAAGCCGGGCCGATGTTCGATCGCGCTAGGCAGACCGCGTCGCAGTACGCCGAGTCGATCGGCCACGCCGCCAGCGACGGCGTCGAACGGGTCCGCGACAACATCGCCGCCGGTCAGACCGAAGCGGTGCGGATGGTCCGCCGTCGCCCCGCCGAGTCGGTCGCGATTGCCTTCGGCGCCGGCCTCATTGCGGGCGTCATCGTCGCGCTGACGACGCGATCGCGCTGA
- a CDS encoding anti-sigma factor family protein, whose product MSTPPNSTTLPEELGERISAYLDGELSQREAADVERLLASDPAARRFADDLRSLGQLCHAAPAPTFTRDLSSSVVAEALRRQATGQANNDEDLAEPESYYGLPLGKGSRGWVWAVVAAAAAVMIGFFGRPEAPQGRAQIAQQNAAVRSQQLASYLNAMKQASPGMQVVNYQATPERLRQLRQRLAFQQPQRTQLPGALMAVSEPANNADAEDQLVYVEGEQAELDRLLSELDDGEEGSLVTVAPNQSASGQTAKPKTVPQAVPQPAPNVRAVPLRVKLTPEQIAALLQQQQLRQQQHPGATQRRFVILRIQLKPAP is encoded by the coding sequence ATGAGCACCCCTCCCAATAGCACGACACTCCCCGAAGAGCTGGGCGAACGGATCAGCGCCTACCTCGACGGCGAGCTCTCGCAGCGTGAGGCGGCCGACGTCGAGCGGCTGCTGGCGAGCGACCCCGCTGCGCGGCGGTTCGCCGACGATTTGCGTTCGCTGGGTCAGCTCTGCCATGCGGCGCCGGCGCCGACGTTCACCCGCGACCTTTCGTCGAGCGTCGTGGCGGAGGCGCTGCGTCGTCAGGCGACGGGTCAAGCTAATAACGACGAGGACCTCGCCGAGCCGGAGAGTTACTACGGCCTGCCGCTCGGCAAGGGCTCGCGCGGCTGGGTGTGGGCCGTCGTGGCGGCGGCGGCGGCGGTGATGATCGGTTTCTTCGGGCGTCCTGAGGCGCCGCAGGGCCGCGCGCAGATCGCCCAGCAGAACGCCGCGGTTCGCTCGCAGCAGCTCGCCTCGTACCTCAACGCGATGAAGCAAGCGTCGCCCGGCATGCAGGTGGTCAACTATCAAGCGACGCCCGAGCGATTGCGGCAACTGCGTCAGCGGCTGGCGTTCCAGCAGCCGCAGCGTACGCAGCTCCCCGGCGCACTGATGGCCGTCAGCGAGCCCGCCAATAACGCCGACGCCGAGGATCAACTCGTTTACGTCGAAGGCGAACAGGCCGAACTCGACCGCCTCCTCAGCGAACTGGACGATGGCGAGGAGGGCTCTCTCGTGACGGTCGCTCCAAACCAGTCGGCATCCGGCCAAACCGCCAAGCCCAAGACCGTGCCGCAAGCCGTCCCCCAGCCGGCGCCGAACGTCCGCGCCGTGCCGCTGCGGGTGAAGCTCACGCCCGAGCAGATCGCGGCGCTGCTCCAGCAACAGCAACTCCGTCAGCAACAGCACCCCGGCGCCACGCAGCGACGCTTTGTGATCCTGCGGATTCAGCTAAAGCCAGCGCCGTAA
- a CDS encoding phage holin family protein, producing the protein MIRHPAENSSSLQQDVSRLWTHLVDLGALQCRLFAVEFRRSSASLQKAVLLTITGGVLLMAAVPLLLAAGALQLSASAELPLAASLAIVAVIAMVLMSVAMIAGYRIARRSAKALISPVRDLELNLRSLAGEPASTVRTSASSSDPYPNGAE; encoded by the coding sequence ATGATACGTCACCCAGCAGAGAATTCGAGTTCGCTCCAGCAAGACGTGAGCCGTCTGTGGACGCATCTGGTGGACCTTGGGGCGCTGCAATGCCGGCTGTTCGCCGTCGAGTTCCGCCGCAGTTCGGCCTCGCTACAGAAGGCCGTCCTGCTGACGATAACCGGCGGGGTGCTGCTAATGGCGGCGGTTCCGCTGTTGCTCGCCGCCGGCGCGTTGCAACTCAGCGCTAGCGCTGAGCTGCCGCTCGCCGCGTCGCTGGCGATTGTCGCGGTCATCGCGATGGTCCTGATGAGCGTCGCGATGATTGCCGGCTATCGCATCGCCCGTCGTTCGGCCAAAGCGCTCATCAGCCCGGTCCGTGACTTAGAACTCAACCTGCGTTCGCTCGCCGGCGAGCCCGCTTCCACTGTCCGCACAAGTGCTTCCTCCAGTGACCCCTATCCTAACGGAGCTGAATAA
- a CDS encoding CAAX prenyl protease-related protein: MHADTSEDDLDSPPPPSGRWLDAENPWTYILPMAVYMLITSYEPSAPLPGQAPEPGLFGLTYDHYPAIYAFKLVATAITLWMCRAAWMQWRFKVSPLAIAVGVVGVVLWVACCEVRLESRLVEAVGGPESPAMSVLGLLGLGAERPAFNPLERLESPVERYTFLGVRFLGLALLVPIFEELMLRGWLMRTVISPNLWRVPFGRVTLLSVVVGTAFPMLYHPEKLASLVWFSLVTWLMVRTKNYWDCVAAHAVTNLLLGLYVLWFSQWHLW, translated from the coding sequence ATGCACGCCGACACGTCCGAAGACGACCTCGACTCCCCGCCGCCCCCTTCCGGCCGCTGGCTCGACGCCGAGAACCCGTGGACCTACATCCTCCCGATGGCGGTCTACATGCTGATCACCAGCTACGAGCCCTCGGCCCCCCTGCCGGGGCAGGCGCCCGAGCCAGGGCTGTTTGGACTGACTTACGATCACTACCCGGCGATCTACGCCTTCAAGCTGGTCGCCACCGCCATCACCCTCTGGATGTGCCGTGCCGCCTGGATGCAGTGGCGGTTCAAGGTCTCGCCGCTAGCAATCGCCGTCGGCGTGGTGGGCGTCGTCCTGTGGGTCGCCTGCTGCGAGGTCCGGCTCGAGAGCCGCCTCGTAGAGGCCGTAGGAGGCCCTGAGAGCCCCGCCATGAGCGTTCTGGGTCTATTAGGCCTCGGCGCCGAGCGGCCCGCATTCAACCCGCTAGAGCGGCTTGAGAGCCCCGTCGAGCGGTACACCTTCCTCGGCGTGCGGTTTCTGGGCCTGGCATTGCTGGTGCCGATCTTCGAGGAGCTGATGCTCCGCGGCTGGCTGATGCGGACCGTGATCAGCCCCAACCTCTGGCGGGTCCCCTTCGGGCGGGTGACGTTGCTGTCGGTCGTCGTTGGCACCGCCTTCCCGATGCTCTACCACCCGGAGAAGCTGGCGTCGCTCGTCTGGTTCTCGCTGGTGACGTGGCTGATGGTCCGTACTAAGAACTATTGGGACTGCGTCGCCGCGCACGCGGTCACGAACTTGCTGCTGGGCCTCTACGTGCTCTGGTTCAGCCAGTGGCATCTCTGGTGA
- a CDS encoding glycine zipper domain-containing protein, with protein sequence MSPVIPTSPASSETRPTRESTGPSGGLHPLQGKAVEFVRSNLQERPLVTLGVAAAVGLLIGRLVKR encoded by the coding sequence ATGAGCCCCGTGATCCCGACGAGCCCCGCTTCTTCTGAAACCCGGCCAACCCGTGAGTCCACTGGACCAAGTGGCGGCCTGCATCCCCTTCAAGGGAAAGCGGTGGAGTTCGTTCGTAGCAACTTGCAAGAGCGCCCCCTCGTAACCCTAGGCGTCGCGGCGGCGGTCGGACTCCTCATCGGGCGATTGGTGAAACGATGA
- a CDS encoding vWA domain-containing protein: MFAVFDNHAADKPNNADRGPAVLFSVLCHLALLLLLALLTSAGQGDGPLTLLASFDDGLDAEESLEGVPSVQLESELETPAALELSELLEESPVEAPRIDVGLLPSGASPGEVSANDSGSLSSSVPGAPQAEFFGVGSGGRSFVYVIDCSTSMIEQGKFEHAKQELMRSLRALQPSQKYLIVLFSDGAYPMDDLEPIKANKRNLDKTAQWLYALEPEGGTNPLPALLYALSLEPSAVFFLSDGRFEPLVIETIRKENRPGRDQVPIHTISFYTRQTEGMMKFLARLSGGTYKFVAPLEQP; this comes from the coding sequence GTGTTTGCAGTCTTCGATAATCACGCCGCCGACAAACCGAACAACGCCGACCGCGGGCCCGCGGTGCTGTTCTCGGTGCTGTGCCACTTGGCGCTGTTGCTGCTTTTGGCGTTGCTTACCAGCGCGGGACAAGGCGACGGGCCGCTGACGCTCTTGGCGAGTTTCGACGACGGCCTCGACGCCGAAGAGAGCCTCGAAGGCGTGCCATCGGTCCAACTCGAGTCCGAACTCGAAACGCCCGCTGCCCTAGAGCTGAGCGAACTCCTCGAAGAATCGCCTGTCGAGGCGCCTCGCATTGACGTCGGCCTGCTGCCCAGCGGCGCTTCGCCCGGAGAGGTCTCGGCGAACGACTCCGGCTCGTTGTCGTCATCGGTTCCCGGCGCCCCCCAGGCCGAGTTCTTCGGCGTGGGGTCGGGCGGACGATCGTTCGTCTACGTCATCGACTGCTCAACGAGCATGATCGAGCAGGGCAAGTTCGAACACGCCAAGCAAGAACTCATGCGATCGCTCCGAGCACTTCAGCCCAGCCAGAAGTACCTGATCGTGCTGTTCAGCGATGGCGCCTACCCGATGGACGACCTCGAGCCCATCAAGGCGAACAAGCGAAACCTCGACAAGACGGCGCAGTGGCTGTACGCGCTGGAGCCCGAAGGGGGCACCAATCCGCTGCCGGCGTTGCTCTACGCGTTGTCGCTTGAGCCCAGCGCCGTTTTCTTTCTCTCCGACGGCCGCTTCGAGCCGCTGGTAATCGAGACCATCCGCAAGGAGAACCGCCCCGGTCGCGACCAAGTTCCGATCCACACAATCTCGTTCTACACCCGGCAGACCGAAGGGATGATGAAGTTCTTAGCACGGCTGTCGGGCGGGACGTACAAGTTCGTCGCGCCGCTTGAGCAGCCATAA
- a CDS encoding response regulator transcription factor has translation MSFSFGADQRFVDLLALALTLDGTLEERVLAVLEHVRRRLLDDCEAVLVSQDQFDFDARHLILGLPVGAVRADIDASIYQVLRAPGFLQRMDQAFPEWTDRIVRDNGKSSGMWLCDTAAAAGVDVTEWRREQLHPVGIEDVWGATALVGKDSFLSVLIPLHCDRPRPTSDQLQFLLNLPHVLAPILVSKTPCDPTSRVKEAISNGLSEAQARVLSHALSGLTEKEIAHRIHRSQHTVNSHLRAIYRHYNVSTRAELMARAIEGNLKGR, from the coding sequence ATGTCCTTCTCCTTTGGCGCTGACCAGCGATTTGTCGATCTCCTCGCCCTCGCATTGACGCTTGATGGCACGCTAGAGGAACGCGTACTGGCGGTGCTGGAGCATGTCCGCAGGCGCCTGCTTGACGACTGCGAGGCCGTCCTTGTCTCGCAAGACCAGTTCGATTTTGACGCCCGCCATTTGATTCTAGGGCTGCCTGTCGGCGCCGTTCGCGCCGATATCGACGCGTCAATCTACCAAGTGCTGCGAGCCCCTGGTTTTCTTCAACGGATGGACCAGGCGTTCCCAGAGTGGACCGACCGGATTGTTCGGGACAACGGTAAGAGTTCCGGTATGTGGCTGTGTGACACTGCCGCCGCGGCCGGCGTTGATGTGACAGAGTGGCGTCGAGAGCAACTCCACCCGGTCGGCATCGAAGACGTTTGGGGAGCTACCGCCTTAGTCGGAAAGGACTCGTTTCTCAGTGTCCTCATCCCGCTCCATTGTGATCGTCCGCGCCCCACCTCGGACCAGCTCCAGTTCCTTTTGAATCTCCCCCATGTGCTCGCCCCGATATTGGTATCGAAGACGCCTTGCGACCCCACTTCGAGAGTTAAGGAAGCAATTAGCAATGGCCTTAGCGAAGCCCAGGCCCGTGTGCTTAGTCACGCTCTCAGCGGCTTAACGGAGAAAGAGATCGCACACCGCATCCACCGCAGTCAACACACCGTGAATAGCCATCTCCGCGCGATCTACCGCCACTACAACGTCAGCACCCGGGCCGAGCTGATGGCCCGAGCCATCGAAGGCAATCTCAAGGGCCGGTAG
- a CDS encoding alpha/beta fold hydrolase codes for MTLFRRPAALVATALWLVALAAPADDAPQPAASGAAAESTEAAESTEAEGTPSEPAAELPSEITPAPQTVLPRVGDYHRAALHVDPVEAAIARGDWEAPAPGDEVTDATGVETAWRADAGPRGRELAGGYAYATFEAPTAGVMLLQAPGAAAVCVNGEWVPGDPYGYGWFRVPVKVVEGENWLVTHLASPTAAPKLVRPTAPQAFVPAAATLPNIVVGRAESMAVSVPFCNATTERLAGCRLRVRWGDGEPTITPLRAIDSLLLTPIVVTLPPPNGKLEAGETLTVTLEVLPAGADDTPLAAVELDLKVVSPVDARTDTFVSKFDGSVQPYGVLPAAGKATERGVVLSLHDAGESHAERLAKHTAHPDADIVAPFGRGRWGFDWEDWSRDDALEALDDFITRQKSRGAAVDESRVSVIGEGMGGHGALRLATLRPDRFVAVGVTDGWLSFYTQGGARVTPSDATAVARLLGRAPSADDPLRVIENLSGMGVSLLHAGHRDVSPSEAQFLRERLGEFHNDFAYRDAAGGDQRALLSEQVAWLTSRTLLDNAAADAIDFATPSVGAASTLGWATIVTPVVQGEVARVRLTRDLESREVTGTTANVRRLRISLDAFRTGSRDRGAVTVRLDGGRPIKFRPGRSGEVLSLARSVSGVWRATPGDTAIGGFFKNPERAGALKSAFCCRPQLVYGTRGSQDEDAWMAAKARYDAHLFLYRGAGLLEVVADNDIRNSLRVGGDASRSVVLYGAAQTNSAWFLLQQEAIFHRSRTVRVERGAAWLGERPESGDDLSVLAIRPRPGSSEAAIAIVGGTGVTGMRMTTRLRYFWSGVEYPDFLLYGPTAIDSPDEPGQAKDVRAAGYFDADWGVDGGDIVWRDLAI; via the coding sequence GTGACGCTCTTCCGCCGCCCAGCCGCCCTCGTAGCGACCGCCCTCTGGCTGGTCGCCCTCGCCGCCCCCGCGGACGACGCTCCCCAGCCGGCCGCTAGCGGGGCCGCCGCGGAGTCAACCGAGGCGGCTGAGTCAACCGAGGCGGAAGGGACGCCCTCCGAGCCCGCCGCCGAGCTCCCGTCCGAGATTACCCCCGCCCCCCAAACGGTCCTTCCCCGTGTCGGTGACTACCACCGAGCCGCGCTGCATGTCGATCCGGTCGAAGCGGCGATCGCCCGCGGCGACTGGGAGGCGCCCGCTCCTGGGGACGAGGTCACCGACGCCACGGGCGTCGAGACCGCCTGGCGGGCCGACGCCGGCCCTCGGGGCCGCGAACTGGCCGGCGGATACGCCTACGCCACGTTCGAGGCGCCGACGGCGGGCGTGATGCTGCTGCAAGCCCCCGGCGCCGCGGCGGTCTGCGTCAACGGCGAGTGGGTCCCCGGCGACCCCTACGGGTACGGCTGGTTCCGAGTCCCCGTCAAAGTCGTGGAGGGGGAGAACTGGCTGGTGACGCACCTCGCTTCGCCGACGGCGGCGCCCAAGCTCGTGAGGCCCACGGCGCCGCAGGCGTTCGTCCCTGCAGCGGCGACGCTCCCGAACATCGTTGTTGGACGCGCCGAGTCGATGGCTGTGTCGGTCCCGTTCTGCAACGCCACGACCGAACGACTCGCCGGCTGCCGGCTGCGGGTCCGTTGGGGCGACGGCGAACCAACCATCACCCCACTGAGGGCGATCGACTCGCTGCTGTTGACGCCGATCGTCGTGACCCTGCCACCGCCGAACGGCAAGCTGGAGGCCGGCGAAACTCTGACAGTGACGCTCGAGGTCTTGCCCGCCGGCGCCGACGACACGCCGCTCGCTGCCGTCGAGCTCGACTTGAAAGTTGTTAGCCCCGTCGATGCCCGGACCGACACGTTCGTCAGCAAGTTCGACGGCTCGGTTCAGCCCTACGGGGTGTTGCCGGCCGCGGGGAAAGCGACCGAGCGCGGCGTCGTCCTCTCGCTGCATGATGCGGGCGAGTCGCATGCCGAGCGACTGGCGAAGCACACCGCGCACCCCGACGCCGACATCGTCGCGCCGTTTGGTCGGGGGCGGTGGGGCTTCGATTGGGAAGACTGGAGTCGCGACGATGCGCTGGAGGCGCTCGACGATTTCATCACTCGCCAGAAGTCACGCGGCGCGGCGGTCGATGAGAGCCGTGTTTCGGTGATTGGCGAAGGGATGGGCGGCCACGGCGCCTTGCGGCTGGCGACGCTCCGTCCCGATCGCTTCGTCGCCGTGGGCGTCACCGACGGCTGGTTGAGCTTCTACACGCAGGGGGGAGCCCGCGTCACGCCGTCGGACGCAACCGCCGTCGCCCGTCTGCTCGGCCGTGCGCCGTCGGCGGACGACCCGCTCAGGGTGATCGAGAACTTGAGCGGCATGGGGGTGTCGCTGCTGCACGCCGGCCACCGCGACGTGTCGCCGAGTGAGGCGCAGTTCCTCCGCGAACGCCTCGGCGAGTTCCACAACGACTTCGCTTACCGTGACGCCGCTGGGGGCGACCAGCGCGCCTTGCTCAGCGAACAAGTCGCTTGGCTCACGAGTCGTACGCTGCTAGACAATGCGGCCGCCGACGCCATCGACTTCGCCACGCCGAGCGTTGGCGCCGCGTCGACGCTCGGCTGGGCGACGATCGTCACGCCCGTCGTGCAAGGCGAGGTCGCCCGGGTGCGGCTGACGCGCGACCTCGAGAGCCGTGAAGTGACCGGCACAACCGCCAACGTGAGGCGGTTGCGGATTTCGCTCGATGCGTTCCGCACCGGGAGCCGTGACCGCGGCGCCGTGACCGTGCGGCTCGACGGCGGCAGGCCGATCAAGTTCCGGCCGGGCCGCAGCGGCGAGGTGCTCTCGTTGGCCCGCTCGGTGTCGGGCGTGTGGCGCGCCACTCCCGGCGACACGGCGATCGGTGGTTTCTTCAAGAACCCCGAGCGCGCCGGCGCGCTCAAGTCGGCTTTCTGCTGCCGGCCACAGCTCGTCTATGGCACCCGTGGCTCGCAGGACGAAGACGCCTGGATGGCGGCGAAGGCGCGTTACGACGCCCACCTGTTCTTGTACCGCGGCGCCGGGCTGCTGGAAGTCGTCGCCGACAACGACATCCGCAATTCACTCCGTGTCGGTGGCGACGCGAGCCGTTCGGTGGTGCTCTACGGCGCCGCGCAGACGAACTCGGCGTGGTTCCTGTTGCAGCAGGAAGCGATCTTCCACCGCAGCCGCACGGTCCGCGTTGAGCGTGGCGCCGCTTGGCTCGGCGAACGGCCCGAGTCGGGCGACGACCTCTCGGTGCTCGCCATCCGCCCGCGGCCGGGCTCGAGCGAGGCGGCGATCGCCATCGTCGGCGGGACCGGCGTCACCGGCATGCGAATGACGACGCGGCTGCGTTACTTCTGGTCGGGCGTCGAGTACCCCGACTTCTTGCTCTACGGCCCCACCGCGATCGACTCACCCGACGAACCGGGCCAAGCGAAGGACGTCCGCGCCGCGGGCTATTTCGACGCCGACTGGGGCGTTGATGGAGGCGACATCGTTTGGCGTGATTTGGCGATCTAG
- a CDS encoding sigma-70 family RNA polymerase sigma factor, producing MTDPPPSDESPKDDDSDRENDGLSSVSIPLSHALGAAFAGAIGEGATSDQDVAKPLDAEQVIDDRLIDRTLSGQSSAYGELVARYQDRLRGSLLRLTGSAEEAEDVAQEAFVQAYLKLSSFQRSSRFYTWIYRIAFNQAISKSRKRRPRVSLNVVQESGGVEPVAEADGPTEPAVQVERAELLHAAIAELEEDHRQVIVLREFEDMDYQQIAEVIGAPIGTVRSRLFRARAQLRDRLASLLGED from the coding sequence GTGACCGATCCACCCCCTTCCGACGAATCGCCCAAGGACGACGATTCCGACCGCGAGAACGACGGCTTGTCGAGCGTATCGATCCCCCTGTCGCACGCCCTCGGCGCGGCCTTCGCCGGCGCCATCGGGGAGGGTGCGACGTCCGACCAAGACGTCGCGAAGCCGCTCGACGCCGAGCAGGTGATCGACGACCGCCTCATCGACCGGACGCTCTCGGGCCAGTCTTCCGCTTACGGCGAGCTGGTCGCTCGCTACCAAGACCGGTTGCGGGGCTCGCTGCTGCGGCTGACGGGCTCGGCCGAAGAGGCCGAAGACGTCGCCCAAGAGGCCTTCGTCCAGGCGTACCTCAAGCTGTCGAGCTTCCAACGCTCCAGCCGGTTCTACACCTGGATCTACCGCATCGCGTTCAACCAAGCGATCAGCAAGAGCCGCAAACGGCGACCGCGGGTGTCGTTGAACGTGGTGCAAGAGTCGGGCGGCGTTGAGCCCGTCGCCGAAGCCGATGGCCCGACCGAACCGGCCGTCCAAGTCGAGCGCGCCGAGCTGCTGCACGCCGCGATCGCCGAGCTCGAAGAGGACCACCGCCAGGTGATTGTCCTCCGTGAGTTCGAGGACATGGACTACCAGCAGATCGCCGAAGTGATCGGCGCCCCCATCGGCACCGTCAGGAGCCGGCTGTTCCGAGCACGAGCGCAGTTGCGCGATCGCCTCGCGTCGCTGCTGGGCGAGGATTGA
- a CDS encoding AI-2E family transporter, with amino-acid sequence MIPFSQRWVRDLLMAERPACSLALHFAIGRFWIMTVSPSVAPAAERLADLTRIDGVSASLSEKAMTRSYTVMVCLVVLTALAVLTAMYFARPVLLPLTMAVVLSLVMRPAVTALRSYGVPNVVGASVLFALLLGAGVVAVTTLRAPAQAVLAQVPMTLDSVTDRLQGYLKPLKDLQSAGVEMDEITKSPGERDPLPVRLEQPALSGEMLNTTGEYVAGVTITLALWYFLLVSGDRFLEKTVTLAPTFRGKREVVATVREIEARIGRYLGAITLVNAGLGVAIGLGLWVIDFPNPLLWGVIAALLNYLPFAGLAIGTALMAVTGIATFESLPHALLAPLIYLVANAIEANLVTPMLLGRSIDLNPVVILLAALLGGWLWGVVGMFLAVPLLIIARVICESVESLHPVAVYLAR; translated from the coding sequence GTGATCCCGTTCTCGCAGCGGTGGGTACGCGACTTGCTGATGGCGGAGCGTCCAGCTTGTTCGCTGGCGTTGCACTTCGCCATCGGGAGATTCTGGATCATGACCGTAAGCCCCTCTGTCGCCCCCGCCGCGGAGCGTCTTGCGGACCTGACGCGGATCGACGGCGTCTCGGCGAGCCTGTCGGAAAAGGCGATGACACGCTCCTACACAGTAATGGTGTGCCTTGTGGTGTTGACAGCTTTGGCGGTGCTGACGGCGATGTACTTCGCCCGTCCGGTGCTGCTGCCACTGACGATGGCCGTGGTGCTGAGCCTCGTGATGCGGCCGGCGGTGACGGCGCTGCGGAGCTACGGCGTGCCGAACGTGGTCGGCGCGTCGGTGCTGTTCGCCCTGCTGCTCGGCGCCGGCGTTGTGGCGGTGACGACGCTCCGCGCCCCTGCGCAAGCCGTGCTCGCCCAAGTGCCGATGACGCTCGACTCGGTCACCGACCGGTTGCAGGGCTACCTCAAGCCGCTGAAAGACTTGCAAAGCGCCGGCGTCGAGATGGACGAGATCACCAAGTCGCCCGGCGAGCGTGATCCTCTTCCCGTGCGTCTAGAACAGCCCGCCCTAAGCGGCGAGATGCTCAACACTACCGGCGAGTACGTCGCGGGCGTCACGATCACGCTCGCGCTGTGGTACTTCCTCCTAGTGTCGGGCGATCGCTTCCTTGAGAAGACGGTCACGCTTGCGCCGACCTTCCGCGGCAAACGCGAAGTCGTCGCCACCGTGCGCGAGATCGAGGCCCGGATCGGCCGCTACCTCGGTGCGATCACTCTAGTGAACGCCGGCCTCGGCGTGGCGATCGGCCTCGGCCTGTGGGTGATCGACTTCCCCAACCCCCTGCTCTGGGGCGTCATCGCCGCGCTGCTGAACTACTTGCCATTCGCCGGACTCGCGATCGGCACAGCGCTGATGGCGGTCACGGGGATCGCGACGTTTGAGAGCCTGCCGCACGCTCTCTTGGCGCCCCTGATCTACCTGGTGGCGAACGCCATCGAAGCGAACCTGGTGACCCCGATGCTGCTGGGCCGTTCGATCGACCTCAACCCCGTCGTGATCCTGCTGGCCGCGCTGTTGGGCGGCTGGCTGTGGGGCGTGGTGGGCATGTTCCTCGCCGTCCCTCTGCTGATCATCGCCCGGGTAATCTGCGAGAGCGTCGAGTCGTTGCACCCCGTGGCGGTCTACTTGGCAAGATAG